One genomic region from Calypte anna isolate BGI_N300 chromosome 8, bCalAnn1_v1.p, whole genome shotgun sequence encodes:
- the PRG4 gene encoding proteoglycan 4 isoform X13 codes for MMSYLKVMIIWNILSVSLVILSLSLIQEVSSQALSCKGRCFEAFERGRECDCDADCERYGKCCPDYAKECKEAHEEKAAETPPPTKPPKNEEEKPEEVTQPNEVMEETTTAQTETPATTVATTTKADSPTTPKPEDTTPEATEKPTTKEDLPTTPKVEDTTPEVTEEPVTEAESPTPSKPEDTTPEATEEPVTEADSPTPKPEDTTPEATEEPATEADSPTTPKPEETTPEEPTTEADSPTTPKPEETTPKPEETTPEEPTTEAESPTTPKPEETTQKPEETTPKPEETTPEEPTTEAESPTTPKPEETTPKPEETTPEEPTTEAESPTTPKPEETTPKPEETTPKPEETTPEEPTTEADSPTTPKPEETTPKPEETTPEEPTTEAESPTTPKSEETTPKPEETTPEEPTTEADSPTTPKPEETTPEEPTTEADSPTTPKPEETTPEEPTTEADSPTTPKPEETTPKPEETTPEEPTTKAESPTTPKPEETTPKPDETTPEEPTTEAESPTTPKPEETTPKPEETTPEEPTTKADSPTTPKPEETTPEEPTTKADSPTTPKPEETTQKPEDNTPEAPTTKAESPTTPKPEETTPEAPTTKADSPTSPEDMGPAAATEADTAADSPAEDEAATAEEEKAPTPEETSTAKKEESPVGTTTTAATTPVPKPTVLATPAKIDSTPKPDEVVTTTQRDTTTENKPSVTAAAKESMGAICVAVQPTADGKKEVTTIKETSVTPEKAVEDAPEEAPGVDKGEESTAPKETATREKKDTIEEMFIISNGTSKPTIHFQEVPQPADPDTLPVKEEPEINNQPSSETEDFPAVPGATQAVNDEKDLCNGKPADSMVALPNGTLAVFRGHYYWLLNGRNPPTTNPRRISDGWGIPSPIDAVFSRCNCDGKTFFIKGPLYWRFTNGVMDKGYPKPLANGFAGISGKIVATLPVARYNNRPESVYFIKKDGNMQQYVYRQEPAKKCQRRTRVTVRYPAYVPRLVIRRRFQRAVRNPTVIQSVRINPHPSGMLRKEIKTTAYWRGLPKVIHSTISIPNHNKPDGYDYYAFSYNRYYSLDVGKRIARPVTALTGKTVSKDWYNCPTK; via the exons ATGATGTCGTACCTGAAAGTAATGATCATTTGGAACATACTTTCTGTATCCCTGGTGATCCTTTCACTGTCCTTGATTCAAGAAGTATCTTCTCAAG CACTCTCCTGCAAAGGACGTTGCTTTGAAGCCTTTGAAAGAGGAAGGGAGTGTGACTGTGATGCAGACTGCGAGCGCTACGGCAAATGTTGCCCAGACTACGCCAAAGAGTGTAAAGAAG ctcATGAAGAAAAGGCAGCTGAGACTCCTCCAccaaccaaaccaccaaaaaatgaggaagagaagCCAGAGGAAGTAACACAGCCCAATGAAGTTATGGAAG AGACCACTACAGCTCAGACAGAGACCCCTGCGACAACAGTGGCAACAACAACCAAAGCAGACTCTCCCACCACCCCCAAACCTGAAGACACAACCCCAGAGGCCACAGAGAAACCAACAACCAAGGAAGACCTTCCCACCACCCCTAAAGTAGAAGATACGACCCCAGAGGTCACAGAGGAACCAGTGACAGAGGCAGAGTCTCCCACTCCCTCAAAACCTGAAGACACAACCCCAGAGGCCACAGAGGAACCAGTGACAGAGGCAGACTCTCCCACTCCCAAACCTGAAGACACCACCCCAGAGGCCACAGAGGAACCAGCAACTGAGGCGGACTCTCccaccaccccaaaacctgaaGAGACCACCCCAGAGGAACCAACAACTGAGGCTGACTCTCccaccaccccaaaacctgaagagaccaccccaaaacctgaaGAGACCACCCCAGAGGAACCAACAACTGAGGCTGAATCTCccaccaccccaaaacctgaaGAGACCACCCAAAAACCTGAAGAGACTACCCCAAAACCTGAAGAGACCACCCCAGAGGAACCAACAACTGAGGCTGAATCTCCCACCACCCCAAAGCCTGAAGAGaccaccccaaaacctgaaGAGACCACCCCAGAGGAACCAACAACTGAGGCTGAATCTCCCACTACCCCAAAACCTGAAGAGaccaccccaaaacctgaagagaccaccccaaaacctgaaGAGACCACTCCAGAGGAACCAACAACTGAGGCTGACTCTCccaccaccccaaaacctgaagagaccaccccaaaacctgaaGAGACCACCCCAGAAGAACCAACAACTGAGGCTGAATCTCCCACCACCCCAAAATCTGAAGAGaccaccccaaaacctgaaGAGACCACTCCAGAGGAACCAACAACTGAGGCTGACTCTCccaccaccccaaaacctgaaGAGACCACCCCAGAGGAACCAACAACTGAG GCTGACTCTccaaccaccccaaaacctgaaGAGACCACCCCAGAGGAACCAACAACTGAGGCTGACTCTCCCACCACCCCAAAGCCTGAAGAGACAACCCCCAAACCTGAAGAGACCACCCCAGAAGAACCAACAACCAAGGCTGAATCTCCCACCACCCCAAAGCCTGAAGAGACCACCCCAAAACCTGATGAGACCACCCCAGAGGAACCAACAACTGAGGCTGAATCTCccaccaccccaaaacctgaaGAGACCACCCCCAAACCTGAAGAGACCACCCCAGAAGAACCAACAACCAAGGCTGACTCTCCCACCACCCCCAAACCTGAAGAAACCACCCCAGAGGAACCAACAACCAAGGCTGACTCTCccaccaccccaaaacctgaaGAGACCACCCAAAAACCTGAAGACAACACCCCAGAAGCACCAACAACCAAGGCTGAATCTCCCACAACCCCAAAACCTGAAGAGACCACCCCAGAAGCACCAACAACCAAGGCAGACTCTCCCACCAGCCCTGAGGACATGggccctgctgcagccaccGAGGCTGACACAGCTGCTGACTCTCCTGCAGAAGATGAAGCAGCCAcagctgaagaagagaaggctcccaCACCAGAAGAGACCTCAACAgctaaaaaagaagaaagcccTGTGGGAACTACAACAACAGCAGCTACAACTCCCGTGCCCAAACCCACTGTGCTGGCAACACCTGCCAAAATAGATTCAACTCCTAAACCTGATGAGGTTGTAACAACAACTCAGAGAGACACAACCACAGAAAATAAGCCgtctgtgacagcagcagccaaagaGAGCATGGGTGCTATCTGTGTTGCTGTACAGCCAACAGCAGATGGTAAAAAAGAGGTAACCACCATCAAAGAAACTAGTGTCACACCTGAAAAAGCAGTAGAAGATGCCCCTGAAGAGGCCCCTGGTGTTGATAAGGGAGAGGAAAGTACAGCACCCAAAGAGACTGctacaagagagaaaaaagacacAATAGAAGAAATGTTTATAATTTCTAATGGGACATCCAAGCCAACTATACATTTCCAGGAGGTTCCTCAGCCAGCTGACCCTGACACTCTGCCAGTAAAAGAAGAGCCGGAGATAAACAACCAACCTTCATCAGAGACTGAGGACTTCCCAGCTGTACCTGGAGCAACACAAG CAGTGAACGACGAGAAGGATCTGTGCAACGGGAAGCCGGCGGACAGCATGGTGGCCCTGCCGAACGGCACCTTGGCCGTCTTCAGGG GTCACTACTACTGGCTGCTGAACGGCAGGAACCCCCCAACCACCAACCCCCGCCGCATCAGCGACGGCTGGGGCATCCCCTCTCCCATCGACGCCGTCTTCTCCAGGTGCAACTGCGACGGCAAAACTTTCTTCATCAAG GGCCCCTTATACTGGCGTTTCACTAATGGTGTTATGGATAAAGGCTACCCCAAACCTCTTGCAAATGGATTTGCAGGGATAAGTGGGAAAATAGTAGCAACCCTTCCCGTGGCAAGATACAACAACAGACCAGAATCTGTTTACTTTATCAAAAAAG ATGGCAACATGCAGCAGTATGTGTACAGACAAGAACCAGCCAAGAAGTGTCAAAGGAGGACCCGGGTGACAGTCAGATACCCAGCTTATGTCCCAAGGCTTGTAATAAGGAGACGCTTCCAACGTGCAGTGAGAAACCCAACAGTTATTCAGAGCGTTAGAATCAACCCACATCCATCTG GAATGTTGCGCAAGGAAATCAAAACGACTGCCTACTGGAGAGGGCTCCCAAAAGTCATTCATTCAACTATATCAATACCCAACCACAATAAGCCAGATGGCTATGACTACTATGCCTTCTCTTACA ATCGGTACTACAGCTTGGATGTTGGCAAAAGAATAGCAAGACCTGTTACTGCTCTGACAGGAAAGACTGTATCCAAAGACTGGTACAACTGTCCTACCAAGTGA
- the PRG4 gene encoding proteoglycan 4 isoform X16 has product MMSYLKVMIIWNILSVSLVILSLSLIQEVSSQALSCKGRCFEAFERGRECDCDADCERYGKCCPDYAKECKEAHEEKAAETPPPTKPPKNEEEKPEEVTQPNEVMEETTTAQTETPATTVATTTKADSPTTPKPEDTTPEATEKPTTKEDLPTTPKVEDTTPEVTEEPVTEAESPTPSKPEDTTPEATEEPVTEADSPTPKPEDTTPEATEEPATEADSPTTPKPEETTPEEPTTEADSPTTPKPEETTPKPEETTPEEPTTEAESPTTPKPEETTQKPEETTPKPEETTPEEPTTEAESPTTPKPEETTPKPEETTPEEPTTEAESPTTPKPEETTPKPEETTPKPEETTPEEPTTEADSPTTPKPEETTPKPEETTPEEPTTEAESPTTPKSEETTPKPEETTPEEPTTEADSPTTPKPEETTPEEPTTEADSPTTPKPEETTPKPEETTPEEPTTEADSPTTPKPEETTPKPEETTPEEPTTKADSPTTPKPEETTQKPEDNTPEAPTTKAESPTTPKPEETTPEAPTTKADSPTSPEDMGPAAATEADTAADSPAEDEAATAEEEKAPTPEETSTAKKEESPVGTTTTAATTPVPKPTVLATPAKIDSTPKPDEVVTTTQRDTTTENKPSVTAAAKESMGAICVAVQPTADGKKEVTTIKETSVTPEKAVEDAPEEAPGVDKGEESTAPKETATREKKDTIEEMFIISNGTSKPTIHFQEVPQPADPDTLPVKEEPEINNQPSSETEDFPAVPGATQAVNDEKDLCNGKPADSMVALPNGTLAVFRGHYYWLLNGRNPPTTNPRRISDGWGIPSPIDAVFSRCNCDGKTFFIKGPLYWRFTNGVMDKGYPKPLANGFAGISGKIVATLPVARYNNRPESVYFIKKDGNMQQYVYRQEPAKKCQRRTRVTVRYPAYVPRLVIRRRFQRAVRNPTVIQSVRINPHPSGMLRKEIKTTAYWRGLPKVIHSTISIPNHNKPDGYDYYAFSYNRYYSLDVGKRIARPVTALTGKTVSKDWYNCPTK; this is encoded by the exons ATGATGTCGTACCTGAAAGTAATGATCATTTGGAACATACTTTCTGTATCCCTGGTGATCCTTTCACTGTCCTTGATTCAAGAAGTATCTTCTCAAG CACTCTCCTGCAAAGGACGTTGCTTTGAAGCCTTTGAAAGAGGAAGGGAGTGTGACTGTGATGCAGACTGCGAGCGCTACGGCAAATGTTGCCCAGACTACGCCAAAGAGTGTAAAGAAG ctcATGAAGAAAAGGCAGCTGAGACTCCTCCAccaaccaaaccaccaaaaaatgaggaagagaagCCAGAGGAAGTAACACAGCCCAATGAAGTTATGGAAG AGACCACTACAGCTCAGACAGAGACCCCTGCGACAACAGTGGCAACAACAACCAAAGCAGACTCTCCCACCACCCCCAAACCTGAAGACACAACCCCAGAGGCCACAGAGAAACCAACAACCAAGGAAGACCTTCCCACCACCCCTAAAGTAGAAGATACGACCCCAGAGGTCACAGAGGAACCAGTGACAGAGGCAGAGTCTCCCACTCCCTCAAAACCTGAAGACACAACCCCAGAGGCCACAGAGGAACCAGTGACAGAGGCAGACTCTCCCACTCCCAAACCTGAAGACACCACCCCAGAGGCCACAGAGGAACCAGCAACTGAGGCGGACTCTCccaccaccccaaaacctgaaGAGACCACCCCAGAGGAACCAACAACTGAGGCTGACTCTCccaccaccccaaaacctgaagagaccaccccaaaacctgaaGAGACCACCCCAGAGGAACCAACAACTGAGGCTGAATCTCccaccaccccaaaacctgaaGAGACCACCCAAAAACCTGAAGAGACTACCCCAAAACCTGAAGAGACCACCCCAGAGGAACCAACAACTGAGGCTGAATCTCCCACCACCCCAAAGCCTGAAGAGaccaccccaaaacctgaaGAGACCACCCCAGAGGAACCAACAACTGAGGCTGAATCTCCCACTACCCCAAAACCTGAAGAGaccaccccaaaacctgaagagaccaccccaaaacctgaaGAGACCACTCCAGAGGAACCAACAACTGAGGCTGACTCTCccaccaccccaaaacctgaagagaccaccccaaaacctgaaGAGACCACCCCAGAAGAACCAACAACTGAGGCTGAATCTCCCACCACCCCAAAATCTGAAGAGaccaccccaaaacctgaaGAGACCACTCCAGAGGAACCAACAACTGAGGCTGACTCTCccaccaccccaaaacctgaaGAGACCACCCCAGAGGAACCAACAACTGAGGCTGACTCTCCCACCACCCCAAAGCCTGAAGAGaccaccccaaaacctgaaGAGACCACCCCAGAGGAACCAACAACTGAGGCTGACTCTCCCACCACCCCAAAGCCTGAAGAGaccaccccaaaacctgaaGAGACCACCCCAGAG GAACCAACAACCAAGGCTGACTCTCccaccaccccaaaacctgaaGAGACCACCCAAAAACCTGAAGACAACACCCCAGAAGCACCAACAACCAAGGCTGAATCTCCCACAACCCCAAAACCTGAAGAGACCACCCCAGAAGCACCAACAACCAAGGCAGACTCTCCCACCAGCCCTGAGGACATGggccctgctgcagccaccGAGGCTGACACAGCTGCTGACTCTCCTGCAGAAGATGAAGCAGCCAcagctgaagaagagaaggctcccaCACCAGAAGAGACCTCAACAgctaaaaaagaagaaagcccTGTGGGAACTACAACAACAGCAGCTACAACTCCCGTGCCCAAACCCACTGTGCTGGCAACACCTGCCAAAATAGATTCAACTCCTAAACCTGATGAGGTTGTAACAACAACTCAGAGAGACACAACCACAGAAAATAAGCCgtctgtgacagcagcagccaaagaGAGCATGGGTGCTATCTGTGTTGCTGTACAGCCAACAGCAGATGGTAAAAAAGAGGTAACCACCATCAAAGAAACTAGTGTCACACCTGAAAAAGCAGTAGAAGATGCCCCTGAAGAGGCCCCTGGTGTTGATAAGGGAGAGGAAAGTACAGCACCCAAAGAGACTGctacaagagagaaaaaagacacAATAGAAGAAATGTTTATAATTTCTAATGGGACATCCAAGCCAACTATACATTTCCAGGAGGTTCCTCAGCCAGCTGACCCTGACACTCTGCCAGTAAAAGAAGAGCCGGAGATAAACAACCAACCTTCATCAGAGACTGAGGACTTCCCAGCTGTACCTGGAGCAACACAAG CAGTGAACGACGAGAAGGATCTGTGCAACGGGAAGCCGGCGGACAGCATGGTGGCCCTGCCGAACGGCACCTTGGCCGTCTTCAGGG GTCACTACTACTGGCTGCTGAACGGCAGGAACCCCCCAACCACCAACCCCCGCCGCATCAGCGACGGCTGGGGCATCCCCTCTCCCATCGACGCCGTCTTCTCCAGGTGCAACTGCGACGGCAAAACTTTCTTCATCAAG GGCCCCTTATACTGGCGTTTCACTAATGGTGTTATGGATAAAGGCTACCCCAAACCTCTTGCAAATGGATTTGCAGGGATAAGTGGGAAAATAGTAGCAACCCTTCCCGTGGCAAGATACAACAACAGACCAGAATCTGTTTACTTTATCAAAAAAG ATGGCAACATGCAGCAGTATGTGTACAGACAAGAACCAGCCAAGAAGTGTCAAAGGAGGACCCGGGTGACAGTCAGATACCCAGCTTATGTCCCAAGGCTTGTAATAAGGAGACGCTTCCAACGTGCAGTGAGAAACCCAACAGTTATTCAGAGCGTTAGAATCAACCCACATCCATCTG GAATGTTGCGCAAGGAAATCAAAACGACTGCCTACTGGAGAGGGCTCCCAAAAGTCATTCATTCAACTATATCAATACCCAACCACAATAAGCCAGATGGCTATGACTACTATGCCTTCTCTTACA ATCGGTACTACAGCTTGGATGTTGGCAAAAGAATAGCAAGACCTGTTACTGCTCTGACAGGAAAGACTGTATCCAAAGACTGGTACAACTGTCCTACCAAGTGA
- the PRG4 gene encoding proteoglycan 4 isoform X10 — protein sequence MMSYLKVMIIWNILSVSLVILSLSLIQEVSSQALSCKGRCFEAFERGRECDCDADCERYGKCCPDYAKECKEAHEEKAAETPPPTKPPKNEEEKPEEVTQPNEVMEETTTAQTETPATTVATTTKADSPTTPKPEDTTPEATEKPTTKEDLPTTPKVEDTTPEVTEEPVTEAESPTPSKPEDTTPEATEEPVTEADSPTPKPEDTTPEATEEPATEADSPTTPKPEETTPEEPTTEADSPTTPKPEETTPKPEETTPEEPTTEAESPTTPKPEETTQKPEETTPKPEETTPEEPTTEAESPTTPKPEETTPKPEETTPEEPTTEAESPTTPKPEETTPKPEETTPKPEETTPEEPTTEADSPTTPKPEETTPKPEETTPEEPTTEAESPTTPKSEETTPKPEETTPEEPTTEADSPTTPKPEETTPEEPTTEADSPTTPKPEETTPKPEETTPEEPTTEADSPTTPKPEETTPKPEETTPEEPTTEAESPTTPKPEETTPKPDETTPEEPTTEAESPTTPKPEETTPKPEETTPEEPTTKADSPTTPKPEETTPEEPTTKADSPTTPKPEETTQKPEDNTPEAPTTKAESPTTPKPEETTPEAPTTKADSPTSPEDMGPAAATEADTAADSPAEDEAATAEEEKAPTPEETSTAKKEESPVGTTTTAATTPVPKPTVLATPAKIDSTPKPDEVVTTTQRDTTTENKPSVTAAAKESMGAICVAVQPTADGKKEVTTIKETSVTPEKAVEDAPEEAPGVDKGEESTAPKETATREKKDTIEEMFIISNGTSKPTIHFQEVPQPADPDTLPVKEEPEINNQPSSETEDFPAVPGATQAVNDEKDLCNGKPADSMVALPNGTLAVFRGHYYWLLNGRNPPTTNPRRISDGWGIPSPIDAVFSRCNCDGKTFFIKGPLYWRFTNGVMDKGYPKPLANGFAGISGKIVATLPVARYNNRPESVYFIKKDGNMQQYVYRQEPAKKCQRRTRVTVRYPAYVPRLVIRRRFQRAVRNPTVIQSVRINPHPSGMLRKEIKTTAYWRGLPKVIHSTISIPNHNKPDGYDYYAFSYNRYYSLDVGKRIARPVTALTGKTVSKDWYNCPTK from the exons ATGATGTCGTACCTGAAAGTAATGATCATTTGGAACATACTTTCTGTATCCCTGGTGATCCTTTCACTGTCCTTGATTCAAGAAGTATCTTCTCAAG CACTCTCCTGCAAAGGACGTTGCTTTGAAGCCTTTGAAAGAGGAAGGGAGTGTGACTGTGATGCAGACTGCGAGCGCTACGGCAAATGTTGCCCAGACTACGCCAAAGAGTGTAAAGAAG ctcATGAAGAAAAGGCAGCTGAGACTCCTCCAccaaccaaaccaccaaaaaatgaggaagagaagCCAGAGGAAGTAACACAGCCCAATGAAGTTATGGAAG AGACCACTACAGCTCAGACAGAGACCCCTGCGACAACAGTGGCAACAACAACCAAAGCAGACTCTCCCACCACCCCCAAACCTGAAGACACAACCCCAGAGGCCACAGAGAAACCAACAACCAAGGAAGACCTTCCCACCACCCCTAAAGTAGAAGATACGACCCCAGAGGTCACAGAGGAACCAGTGACAGAGGCAGAGTCTCCCACTCCCTCAAAACCTGAAGACACAACCCCAGAGGCCACAGAGGAACCAGTGACAGAGGCAGACTCTCCCACTCCCAAACCTGAAGACACCACCCCAGAGGCCACAGAGGAACCAGCAACTGAGGCGGACTCTCccaccaccccaaaacctgaaGAGACCACCCCAGAGGAACCAACAACTGAGGCTGACTCTCccaccaccccaaaacctgaagagaccaccccaaaacctgaaGAGACCACCCCAGAGGAACCAACAACTGAGGCTGAATCTCccaccaccccaaaacctgaaGAGACCACCCAAAAACCTGAAGAGACTACCCCAAAACCTGAAGAGACCACCCCAGAGGAACCAACAACTGAGGCTGAATCTCCCACCACCCCAAAGCCTGAAGAGaccaccccaaaacctgaaGAGACCACCCCAGAGGAACCAACAACTGAGGCTGAATCTCCCACTACCCCAAAACCTGAAGAGaccaccccaaaacctgaagagaccaccccaaaacctgaaGAGACCACTCCAGAGGAACCAACAACTGAGGCTGACTCTCccaccaccccaaaacctgaagagaccaccccaaaacctgaaGAGACCACCCCAGAAGAACCAACAACTGAGGCTGAATCTCCCACCACCCCAAAATCTGAAGAGaccaccccaaaacctgaaGAGACCACTCCAGAGGAACCAACAACTGAGGCTGACTCTCccaccaccccaaaacctgaaGAGACCACCCCAGAGGAACCAACAACTGAGGCTGACTCTCCCACCACCCCAAAGCCTGAAGAGaccaccccaaaacctgaaGAGACCACCCCAGAGGAACCAACAACTGAGGCTGACTCTCCCACCACCCCAAAGCCTGAAGAGaccaccccaaaacctgaaGAGACCACCCCAGAGGAACCAACAACTGAG GCTGAATCTCCCACCACCCCAAAGCCTGAAGAGACCACCCCAAAACCTGATGAGACCACCCCAGAGGAACCAACAACTGAGGCTGAATCTCccaccaccccaaaacctgaaGAGACCACCCCCAAACCTGAAGAGACCACCCCAGAAGAACCAACAACCAAGGCTGACTCTCCCACCACCCCCAAACCTGAAGAAACCACCCCAGAGGAACCAACAACCAAGGCTGACTCTCccaccaccccaaaacctgaaGAGACCACCCAAAAACCTGAAGACAACACCCCAGAAGCACCAACAACCAAGGCTGAATCTCCCACAACCCCAAAACCTGAAGAGACCACCCCAGAAGCACCAACAACCAAGGCAGACTCTCCCACCAGCCCTGAGGACATGggccctgctgcagccaccGAGGCTGACACAGCTGCTGACTCTCCTGCAGAAGATGAAGCAGCCAcagctgaagaagagaaggctcccaCACCAGAAGAGACCTCAACAgctaaaaaagaagaaagcccTGTGGGAACTACAACAACAGCAGCTACAACTCCCGTGCCCAAACCCACTGTGCTGGCAACACCTGCCAAAATAGATTCAACTCCTAAACCTGATGAGGTTGTAACAACAACTCAGAGAGACACAACCACAGAAAATAAGCCgtctgtgacagcagcagccaaagaGAGCATGGGTGCTATCTGTGTTGCTGTACAGCCAACAGCAGATGGTAAAAAAGAGGTAACCACCATCAAAGAAACTAGTGTCACACCTGAAAAAGCAGTAGAAGATGCCCCTGAAGAGGCCCCTGGTGTTGATAAGGGAGAGGAAAGTACAGCACCCAAAGAGACTGctacaagagagaaaaaagacacAATAGAAGAAATGTTTATAATTTCTAATGGGACATCCAAGCCAACTATACATTTCCAGGAGGTTCCTCAGCCAGCTGACCCTGACACTCTGCCAGTAAAAGAAGAGCCGGAGATAAACAACCAACCTTCATCAGAGACTGAGGACTTCCCAGCTGTACCTGGAGCAACACAAG CAGTGAACGACGAGAAGGATCTGTGCAACGGGAAGCCGGCGGACAGCATGGTGGCCCTGCCGAACGGCACCTTGGCCGTCTTCAGGG GTCACTACTACTGGCTGCTGAACGGCAGGAACCCCCCAACCACCAACCCCCGCCGCATCAGCGACGGCTGGGGCATCCCCTCTCCCATCGACGCCGTCTTCTCCAGGTGCAACTGCGACGGCAAAACTTTCTTCATCAAG GGCCCCTTATACTGGCGTTTCACTAATGGTGTTATGGATAAAGGCTACCCCAAACCTCTTGCAAATGGATTTGCAGGGATAAGTGGGAAAATAGTAGCAACCCTTCCCGTGGCAAGATACAACAACAGACCAGAATCTGTTTACTTTATCAAAAAAG ATGGCAACATGCAGCAGTATGTGTACAGACAAGAACCAGCCAAGAAGTGTCAAAGGAGGACCCGGGTGACAGTCAGATACCCAGCTTATGTCCCAAGGCTTGTAATAAGGAGACGCTTCCAACGTGCAGTGAGAAACCCAACAGTTATTCAGAGCGTTAGAATCAACCCACATCCATCTG GAATGTTGCGCAAGGAAATCAAAACGACTGCCTACTGGAGAGGGCTCCCAAAAGTCATTCATTCAACTATATCAATACCCAACCACAATAAGCCAGATGGCTATGACTACTATGCCTTCTCTTACA ATCGGTACTACAGCTTGGATGTTGGCAAAAGAATAGCAAGACCTGTTACTGCTCTGACAGGAAAGACTGTATCCAAAGACTGGTACAACTGTCCTACCAAGTGA